Proteins encoded in a region of the Vicia villosa cultivar HV-30 ecotype Madison, WI linkage group LG5, Vvil1.0, whole genome shotgun sequence genome:
- the LOC131601859 gene encoding uncharacterized protein LOC131601859: MAMAASSSSSSIHVRSKKVAMLSTNVYLPDECWECIFKFLINHDADDTRRRYFHLKSLSLVSKQLLSVTNRLRSSLTIYYPTCQFFHRFSNISSLNLSSYCDGDLDDLLVQISRFPLNITSLNISNQVKIPAKGLRAFSLSNTILRSLIGSHIATFYDTDMLFIAECFPFLEELDLSSPTNFKFYKTAFFSAQALSFALPKLCKVNLSNNYYISNELLFHLFKNCKLLEEVSIVNCSRITLPGMAAALRERPTLRSLSFTGPFYDSLTSPFIDSLMSLKGLTCLKLCSFITSDELLSSIAMEGLPLTRLDLPNCPENSYTGIFSLLSKCPCIQHLNLHRAYFLNNQRVAELSLFLGDLMSIDLSQCNRLTESALFALVSNCPSLIEIKMEWTSIGKESVRNSNSSMDCIVNSQLKSLYLAHCQELTDETIIRLSSILSNLQLLDLNSCQLISDESICQVLRRFCNIRHLNLANCSRVKLLVGMNFELLKLEVLNLSYTAVHDETLSAISKGCRGLLQLNLENCHYVTCKGVQYVVENCTELREINLHNCDKVHGNVSSMLLSSPSLRKIIAPPHIQFTRRTMKLFSHHGCHV, from the coding sequence CTATGGctgcttcttcttcatcttcatccataCACGTTAGAAGCAAAAAAGTAGCTATGCTTTCAACCAATGTTTATTTACCAGATGAATGTTGGgaatgtatcttcaaattccttATCAACCACGACGCCGACGACACCCGCCGTCGCTACTTTCATCTCAAGTCTCTTTCCCTCGTCTCCAAACAGTTACTCTCCGTCACAAATCGTCTTCGATCATCTCTCACTATCTATTATCCTACATGCCAATTCTTCCATAGATTCTCCAACATCTCCTCCCTCAACCTATCCTCCTACTGCGACGGTGATCTCGACGATCTTCTCGTCCAAATCTCTCGTTTTCCATTGAATATCACATCACTCAATATCTCaaaccaagtcaagattccaGCAAAGGGATTGAGAGCTTTCTCCCTAAGCAATACAATTTTGAGATCTCTCATAGGTTCCCACATTGCTACTTTCTATGACACCGACATGTTATTCATTGCCGAATGCTTCCCTTTCCTTGAAGAACTTGACCTCAGTAGCCCTacaaatttcaaattttacaaaacCGCCTTCTTCTCTGCACAGGCTCTTTCATTCGCACTGCCCAAACTCTGCAAAGTTAACCTGTCTAATAATTACTATATCTCCAACGAATTACTTTTCCACTTGTTCAAGAACTGTAAGCTTCTCGAAGAAGTAAGCATCGTTAATTGTTCGCGCATAACCCTGCCTGGCATGGCAGCTGCTCTACGCGAGAGGCCAACATTGAGGTCTTTATCTTTTACTGGGCCCTTTTACGACTCCCTTACTTCACCTTTCATTGACTCATTGATGAGTTTGAAGGGTTTGACTTGTCTTAAATTGTGCTCTTTTATCACCTCTGATGAGTTGCTCTCCTCTATTGCAATGGAGGGTCTTCCTTTGACAAGGCTTGATCTCCCAAATTGTCCAGAAAATAGTTATACCGGAATATTCTCTTTGCTATCCAAGTGTCCatgtatacaacatttgaatctTCACAGGGCATATTTTCTGAATAATCAGCGTGTTGCCGAGTTGTCTTTATTTCTTGGTGATTTGATGTCTATAGATCTTAGTCAGTGTAATAGACTCACAGAATCAGCCTTGTTTGCACTCGTTAGTAACTGTCCTTCACTTATTGAGATCAAAATGGAATGGACATCTATTGGAAAAGAGAGTGTAAGGAATTCTAATTCTTCGATGGATTGTATTGTAAACTCTCAATTAAAGTCTCTCTATTTGGCTCATTGTCAAGAGTTAACAGATGAAACCATCATAAGGTTATCTTCCATTTTGTCCAATTTGCAACTGCTTGATTTGAATTCTTGCCAACTTATATCAGATGAAAGTATTTGTCAAGTTTTAAGAAGATTTTGTAACATTAGACATTTGAACTTAGCCAATTGTTCAAGAGTGAAGCTACTAGTTGGAATGAACTTTGAACTTCTTAAATTGGAGGTGTTGAATTTGTCATATACAGCCGTTCACGATGAAACACTCTCTGCAATCTCAAAGGGTTGTCGTGGGCTTTTGCAATTGAATCTTGAAAATTGTCATTATGTCACATGTAAAGGGGTGCAATACGTGGTTGAAAACTGCACAGAACTAAGAGAGATCAATTTGCATAATTGTGATAAAGTGCATGGTAATGTTTCTTCAATGTTATTGTCAAGCCCGTCTTTAAGAAAGATAATTGCTCCACCTCATATTCAATTCACTAGAAGAACTATGAAACTCTTCTCGCACCATGGATGCCATGTTTAA
- the LOC131601863 gene encoding F-box/LRR-repeat protein 4-like yields MAATTYMYLPDECWECVFKFLNDDDEDDKDNSYFKSLSLVSKQFLSITNRLRFSVSIGSKKHPFIHLLFQRFPDITSLTLKRGFCHDPNAFRGDHNTFLHQISRYSLKLSYLNLSSQVFIPADGLRVFSQNITTLTSLNCSHMNSIRSSDMLLIADCFPLLQELDLGTITIFPSQDNFIDGIKTLSLALSKLRKINLSTHRYMTDECLFHLFNNCKFLEEVIIFDCFNITNAGIVYALCERPKFKSLHFTNRTDNCSNLLDILRNCPSLSNIKMKYPYQYMWEESVDNSNSLMVVSPQLETLCLAGNTWLSDESIIVFASIFPNLQLLDLSYCKKISEGICEVLKRCGKIRHLNLSYCSKVKLFGMNFEAPKLEVLNLSHTGVNNAQLHMISKSCRGLLQLSLEHCYYVSNTGPKHVVENCVKLREINLKDCHKVQPKVIASMILSRPTLKKIIVPPRYRFNDGERELLRHGCLLSS; encoded by the coding sequence ATGGCGGCGACAACATATATGTATTTACCTGATGAATGTTGGGAATGTGTCTTCAAATTTCTCAACGACGATGATGAAGACGACAAAGACAATAGCTATTTCAAGTCTCTCTCCCTTGTTTCCAAACAGTTCCTCTCCATCACCAACCGTCTCCGATTCTCCGTCTCTATCGGCTCAAAAAAACACCCTTTCATCCATCTTCTATTTCAAAGATTTCCAGATATCACATCCCTCACCCTCAAGCGTGGCTTCTGCCATGATCCTAATGCCTTCCGCGGTGATCACAACACATTTCTTCATCAAATCTCTCGTTACTCTTTGAAACTCTCATACCTTAATCTCTCCAGCCAAGTCTTCATTCCCGCAGATGGGCTGCGAGTTTTCTCCCAAAATATTACAACTTTGACATCTCTTAATTGTTCCCACATGAATTCTATCAGGAGCTCTGACATGTTATTAATTGCCGATTGTTTTCCTTTGCTCCAAGAACTCGATCTCGGTACAATTACAATATTTCCCTCTCAAGATAACTTCATTGATGGGATAAAGACTCTTTCGTTGGCACTTTCCAAACTTCGCAAGATTAATCTCTCTACTCATAGATACATGACCGACGAATGTCTTTTTCACTTGTTCAACAACTGTAAGTTTCTCGAAGAGGTGATCATATTTGATTGTTTTAATATTACCAATGCCGGTATTGTTTATGCTCTCTGTGAGAGACCAAAATTCAAATCTTTACACTTTACCAATAGAACAGACAATTGTTCAAATTTGTTAGACATCCTTAGAAACTGTCCTTCACTTAGCAATATCAAAATGAAATATCCATATCAATATATGTGGGAAGAGAGCGTGGATAATTCTAATTCTTTAATGGTTGTAAGCCCTCAATTAGAGACTCTATGTTTGGCTGGCAATACATGGTTAAGTGATGAAAGCATCATAGTATTTGCTTCCATTTTCCCCAATTTACAACTACTTGATTTAAGTTATTGCAAAAAGATATCTGAAGGTATTTGTGAAGTTTTAAAGAGATGTGGTAAAATTAGGCATTTGAACTTATCATACTGTTCAAAAGTGAAGCTATTTGGAATGAACTTTGAAGCTCCTAAATTGGAGGTGTTAAACTTGTCGCATACAGGAGTTAATAATGCACAACTCCATATGATCTCAAAGAGTTGTCGTGGGCTTTTGCAACTGTCACTTGAACATTGTTATTATGTCTCAAATACGGGACCGAAACATGTGGTAGAAAACTGCGTCAAACTAAGAGAGATTAATTTGAAAGACTGCCATAAAGTGCAACCTAAGGTCATTGCTTCAATGATATTATCAAGGCCAACATTGAAAAAGATAATTGTTCCACCTCGTTACCGTTTCAATGATGGAGAGAGGGAACTCTTGAGGCATGGATGTCTTCTTTCTAGCTAA
- the LOC131601866 gene encoding uncharacterized protein LOC131601866: MSSATADLYLPDECWECVLYLPDECWECVFKFLNKDEDDKDNSYFKSLSLVSKQFLSITNRLRFSIVIGHSSVNHSLFRRFPNITSINLKRRLCDYTEFLHRISRFPLKLISLNCSNMGSIKSTDLLLIANCFPLLKELQLGRIALFCDENNYIDEHLQVAIILDCFKITIAGIISALQSVDNFNSLMVVNPKLKSLCLASNTRLSDESIVVLTSIFPNLQLLDLSYCNKISQGICQVLRGCCKITHLNLAGCSKVNLLGMSFEAPKLEMLSLSHTEVNDAELRVISKSCRGLLQLLLQNCIYVSNTGVKHVVENCTRLREISLKGCYKGHPNVVPSMILSRSSLRKIIVPPRYPFNDGKRQLLIHGCLLC; encoded by the exons ATGTCGTCGGCAACAGCAGATTTATATTTACCTGATGAATGTTGGGAATGTGTTTTATATTTACCTGATGAATGTTGGGAATGTGTCTTCAAATTTCTCAACAAGGATGAAGACGACAAAGACAATAGCTACTTCAAATCTCTCTCCCTTGTTTCcaagcagtttctctccatcacCAATCGTCTACGATTCTCTATTGTTATCGGTCATTCATCTGTCAACCATAGTCTATTTCGGAGATTTCCCAATATCACATCCATCAACCTCAAGCGCCGCCTCTGCGATTACACGGAGTTTCTTCATCGAATCTCTCGTTTTCCTTTGAAACTCATATCCCTCAATTGTTCCAATATGGGTTCTATCAAGAGCACTGACTTGTTACTAATTGCAAACTGTTTTCCTTTGCTCAAAGAACTTCAACTCGGGAGAATTGCACTATTCTGCGATGAGAATAACTACATTGATG AGCATCTCCAAGTGGCCATCATATTGGACTGTTTTAAAATAACTATCGCCGGTATCATTTCTGCTCTCC AGAGTGTGgataattttaattctttaatGGTTGTAAACCCTAAATTAAAGTCTCTATGTTTGGCTAGCAATACGCGGTTAAGTGATGAAAGCATCGTAGTCTTGACTTCTATTTTCCCTAATTTGCAACTACTTGATTTAAGTTACTGTAATAAGATATCTCAAGGTATTTGTCAAGTTTTAAGGGGATGTTGTAAAATTACGCATTTGAACTTAGCCGGCTGTTCAAAAGTGAACCTGCTTGGAATGAGCTTTGAGGCTCCTAAATTGGAGATGTTGAGCTTGTCACATACAGAAGTTAATGATGCAGAACTCCGTGTCATCTCAAAGAGTTGCCGTGGGCTTTTGCAACTGTTACTTCAAAATTGTATTTATGTCTCAAATACGGGAGTGAAACATGTGGTAGAAAACTGCACTCGGCTAAGAGAGATTAGTTTGAAAGGCTGCTATAAAGGGCATCCTAATGTTGTTCCCTCAATGATATTATCAAGGTCatcattaagaaaaataattgttCCACCTCGTTATCCTTTCAACGACGGAAAGAGGCAACTCTTAATTCATGGATGCCTTCTTTGCTAG